A single genomic interval of Helianthus annuus cultivar XRQ/B chromosome 6, HanXRQr2.0-SUNRISE, whole genome shotgun sequence harbors:
- the LOC110865224 gene encoding ADP-ribosylation factor GTPase-activating protein AGD4 isoform X1 — MDAHLRYFKLGYDLLSQMEPFIHQVLTYAQQSKEHATSEQDRLAKRIQEFLAQAEMKESLPTNFGNVNGVGMNSDKNIDAIMKSTTKGTVQTIKQGYLLKRSTSLRADWKRRFFILDSRGILYYYRIFPNKPVGSQSTNSLTSTEQHSRVFGRFRSRHNRAASHDDENSECHTVDLRTSTIKADDEDSDLRLCFRIISPMKTYTLQAESEGDRVDWMNKITGVIASLLNSNMKQTHFNRVHSGSALDAVGEESAASQVDNTGSILDNVNINPEDCVSSILRKIPGNDLCAECSAPEPDWASLNLGILMCIECSGVHRNLGVHISKVRSINLDVKVWEPTVMDLFRNLGNMYCNSIWENPLQTNSEDGSNALAVNKPSPRDANQQREKYIIAKYVEKRLICREETTSNTPSYATRIWKATESNNIREVYRLIATSFINIINTTYDEVAGADLFHNLHEHDTEKASPLACKKMKDSSKPESCLEGCTLLHLACDLKYDVMLELLLQFGADINRSDYHGRTPLHHCIFSGNNKLAKFVIRRGADVSIKDGGGRGALERAMEMGAITDDELLILLSEGK; from the exons ATGGATGCTCATTTGCGATATTTTAAACTG GGCTATGATTTGTTGAGTCAAATGGAACCTTTCATTCATCAG GTGTTGACGTATGCACAACAATCTAAAGAACATGCAACTTCCGAACAAGATAGACTCGCAAAGAGAATTCAAGAATTTTTGGCACAAGCGGAAATGAAAGAATCATTGCCTACTAATTTCGGAAATGTTAATGGCGTTGGAATGAATTCAGATAAAAATATAGATGCAATAATGAAGTCCACCACGAAAGGAACA GTGCAAACCATCAAGCAAGGCTATCTTCTAAAACGGTCGACAAGTTTAAGAGCCGATTGGAAAAGACGATTCTTTATACTTGATAGTCGCGGGATCTTATATTATTATAGGATTTTTCCTAACAAACCTGTG GGTTCACAATCAACGAATTCACTTACATCGACTGAACAACATAGTCGTGTGTTTGGGAGGTTTAGATCAAGGCACAACAGGGCAGCATCACATGACGATGAAAACTCAGAATGCCATACGGTTGATCTTCGTACTTCAACGATAAAAGCTGACGACGAGGATTCGGATTTGCGTTTGTGTTTCAGGATTATTTCACCCATGAAGACTTACACATTGCAGGCTGAAAGTGAAGGTGACAGGGTTGACTGGATGAACAAAATCACAGGAGTAATTGCTTCTCTCTTAAACTCCAATATGAAACAG ACACATTTCAACAGAGTTCACTCGGGAAGTGCACTTGACGCAGTTGGTGAAGAATCTGCCGCTTCACAAGTTGATAACACGGGATCTATACTTGATAACGTGAATATTAATCCAGAAGATTGCGTTTCTAGCATTCTCCGAAAGATTCCTGGAAATGATTTATGTGCAGAATGCAGTGCACCTGAACCTGATTGGGCGTCTCTTAATTTAGGCATATTAATGTGCATTGAATGTTCTGGGGTCCACCGAAATCTAGGGGTTCACATATCAAAG GTTCGATCAATTAATCTTGACGTTAAGGTTTGGGAACCTACTGTAATGGACTTGTTTCGGAACTTGGGCAATATGTACTGCAATTCCATATGGGAAAATCCACTTCAAACTAATAG CGAGGACGGATCAAATGCTTTAGCCGTTAACAAGCCTAGCCCTAGAGATGCAAATCAACAGAGGGAGAAGTATATCATTGCAAAG TATGTGGAGAAACGGTTAATCTGTCGAGAAGAAACCACCAGTAACACCCCTTCTTATGCCACCAGAATCTGGAAAGCAACTGAAAGTAACAATATACGAGAGGTATACCGTCTAATCGCTACATCATTTATAAATATCATCAACACTACATACGATGAGGTTGCCGGTGCCGATTTATTTCACAATCTTCATGAACATGATACTGAAAAAGCCAGCCCGTTAGCCTGTAAAAAGATGAAGGATTCCAGCAAGCCGGAAAGCTGTCTTGAAGGGTGTACATTACTGCATTTAGCATGCGATTTAAAATACGACGTGATGCTTGAACTGTTGCTACAGTTTGGTGCTGATATAAACAGGTCGGATTACCATGGTAGGACCCCACTTCACCATTGTATCTTCTCTGGAAATAACAAACTGGCCAAGTTTGTGATCAGAAG AGGGGCGGATGTATCGATCAAAGATGGTGGTGGACGAGGTGCCTTAGAACGAGCTATGGAGATGGGAGCGATTACTGATGACGAGTTATTGATCTTGCTTTCTGAGGGTAAGTGA